CCTGATATGCGAACTGCGCTGCTCCCTGCGCTTCGAGAAGGCATTCAATCCTGCCAGGGCAGCCATTGTCATTCGCAGACAGACAGACTCCCCTGACGAGTACACGATATCCTTCACCGATAAGTGTGACAACTGCGGGATATGTGTACGCTACTGTGCCTACGGTGCACTTAACCAGGAGAATAAGTCGGGAGTGACGTAGCATGGGTATCCCGGGGTATTCCGGCAACATACTTTATGTCGACCTGACCAGCGGCAGTACCAGGTTGGAGCAGTATGATGCCGAGCTGGTGCACACGCTGATTGGCGGCTACGGCATCAGCAGCAAGCTGGCCTATGACCTGATACCGCCCGGGGTGGACCCCCTTTCTCCGGAAAACCTTATCATCATCTCAGCCGGTCCATTTGCCGGTACAATGATTCCGGGCGGAGCCAAGGTCCTGGTCACCACCAGGTTCCCAATCAATGGGGCACTTGCCACCGCCGCCGGGGGTGGTGCTTTTGCCCCGTTCCTGAAATCAGTCGGACTTGACCATGTCGTCATCAGTGGTCGGGCCAGCCAACCGGTCTCACTAAGGATTGCCGAAGGACAGGTCTCGCTCGATGATGCCGGGGAACTCTGGGGCAGTGACACCTACGAGACCACCGACATACTACGCCGCAGCTACGAGCCGTGCAGTGTTATCGCAATCGGGCAGGCCGGTGAGAACCTTGTCAAGAACTCAATTACATTCGTAGATAAAGCAGCCACCATAGGTCGTGGCGGTCTTCCCGCCATCATGGGGTCAAAGAATCTTAAGGCAATGGTTGTTCAGCAGGGACAGGTACCAACGGAGATTGCCGACCGTCCGACCCTTCATCGACTGGTCAACCGTCTTCACGAGCGCATAATGCGCTGGCCGGGCCGGCAGCTTATCCAGGAAAATGGCCTCATGCCGGCACCACCGGACATGGCGGAGCTTCACCAGAAGACGAGGAATCCCCTCGCCTGTCCCAGTTGTCCGCTGGCGGACAAAGTCATGGTCAGGCTGGAAGAAGGCCCCTACGCCGGAGTCCATACCTATATGCCCCATCTCGGCGTTAATCGGTTCAGTGCCGCCACCAGTTCCGAGGCGTACCAGCAGTCAATAAAGTACAGCGACACTCTGAACCGATACGGCATCGGCAGTACCAATTTCTCCGGTCTCTTTGCACAAATTGTCGAACTTTACCGGGAGGGCATAATAACCAGGGAAGACACCGGTGGCATTGAGCTCAAGAACGATATCGATACCGCCCTGGAGCTTCTCCGGATGACAGCCTACCGTGAAGGTTTCGGGGAAGTCCTGGCCGATGGAGCGGAGGCAGTTGCCCGCAGTCTTGGTGAAAAGAGTGAGGAATATATTGCCCATATCAAGGGCCTGGGCATTGTGCGCGACCCCCGGATGGGAGGACTGGGTACCATGGAGTTCGAGGAGCTAACCATGCCCAGAGGTGCCCATGTCTCGGCGGCCGGCTCCCCGTCTTATGACTCCGGACGCCCCTTCACCGACTTCGTGCGACACGCTGAGCGCATGGGCGTCTCCACGGAGGCTCTAAAACGGCTGGAGGAATCCGGCGCCTTCAACCCGGGACGGTACAGCAAGTACAGTGAGGACTGGTACTCCCTCTTTAATTGCCTCAGCCTGTGCAATCGCGCCCAGGTGAACCGGTTCTACCACGTGAAGACAATCGCAGCCCTTTACTCGGCACTGACCGGCATCGATGTATCTCCGGAACAGCTTATGGAGAGCGCCGAGCGGGCCTGGACTGTCGGAAAACTCCTCAATATCAGGGAGGGCTTCGACCGACGGCAAGACCGGGCACCGGAGGCGTGGTTCCGTCCTCTGGTCCGCGAAGGACAGGAGCACCGTATGCGTGACTACGATGACACGGTTGACCTGACCCGCGAAGATGTTGAGGGCTTCCTGGATGACTACTATGATGAACGGGGCTATGATAAACAGACCGGCCTGCCTACCCGTGAGAAGCTCGTAGAACTCGGTCTGGAGAGCATGGCCGGTGACCTGACACTGCCGGTTAAGGAGTGAGCGCA
Above is a genomic segment from Dehalococcoidales bacterium containing:
- a CDS encoding aldehyde ferredoxin oxidoreductase C-terminal domain-containing protein; this encodes MGIPGYSGNILYVDLTSGSTRLEQYDAELVHTLIGGYGISSKLAYDLIPPGVDPLSPENLIIISAGPFAGTMIPGGAKVLVTTRFPINGALATAAGGGAFAPFLKSVGLDHVVISGRASQPVSLRIAEGQVSLDDAGELWGSDTYETTDILRRSYEPCSVIAIGQAGENLVKNSITFVDKAATIGRGGLPAIMGSKNLKAMVVQQGQVPTEIADRPTLHRLVNRLHERIMRWPGRQLIQENGLMPAPPDMAELHQKTRNPLACPSCPLADKVMVRLEEGPYAGVHTYMPHLGVNRFSAATSSEAYQQSIKYSDTLNRYGIGSTNFSGLFAQIVELYREGIITREDTGGIELKNDIDTALELLRMTAYREGFGEVLADGAEAVARSLGEKSEEYIAHIKGLGIVRDPRMGGLGTMEFEELTMPRGAHVSAAGSPSYDSGRPFTDFVRHAERMGVSTEALKRLEESGAFNPGRYSKYSEDWYSLFNCLSLCNRAQVNRFYHVKTIAALYSALTGIDVSPEQLMESAERAWTVGKLLNIREGFDRRQDRAPEAWFRPLVREGQEHRMRDYDDTVDLTREDVEGFLDDYYDERGYDKQTGLPTREKLVELGLESMAGDLTLPVKE